Proteins from one Mycolicibacter virginiensis genomic window:
- a CDS encoding D-2-hydroxyacid dehydrogenase, producing the protein MDARPVVTVQHGESVPAQLDSISADAELRMVPSSRLADGIVGADVLFLYDFSSPALESVWSSAEALRWVQVAAIGVDAVLFDGLIDSDVVVTNSRGIFEEPIAEYVLGQILAFAKDFRRSGDAQRLHRWEHFDSEPIAGASVTIVGPGPVGRAISRLLRAVGMSVRGVGRRAREDPDFGSITTDMLTAVTDADYVVLAAPLTPQTRGMVDAGVLDAMRPSARLINVGRGELVDTGALVAALQGGVIAGAALDVVDPEPLPADHPLWSAPNVSLTPHNSGDIRGWRNLLQQQFIANFRRYVAGQPLHNVVDKQMIRYASSGTG; encoded by the coding sequence GTGGACGCGCGGCCGGTGGTGACCGTCCAGCACGGTGAGTCGGTTCCCGCCCAACTCGATTCGATTAGCGCAGACGCGGAGCTGCGCATGGTTCCGTCGTCGCGGCTGGCCGACGGGATTGTCGGCGCCGACGTGCTGTTTCTATATGATTTCTCTTCTCCTGCACTGGAATCGGTGTGGTCTTCCGCCGAGGCGTTGCGGTGGGTACAAGTCGCCGCGATCGGCGTGGACGCCGTGCTGTTCGACGGGCTGATCGACAGCGATGTCGTGGTCACCAATTCGCGCGGCATCTTCGAGGAACCCATTGCCGAATATGTGCTGGGGCAGATCCTGGCCTTCGCCAAGGACTTCCGGCGCTCCGGGGACGCGCAGCGTCTCCACCGGTGGGAGCACTTCGACAGTGAGCCGATCGCCGGTGCGTCGGTCACGATCGTCGGGCCGGGGCCGGTGGGCCGGGCCATCTCCCGGTTGCTGCGGGCCGTGGGCATGTCGGTACGTGGTGTGGGTCGCCGCGCGCGCGAGGACCCCGACTTCGGCTCGATCACCACCGACATGCTCACCGCAGTCACCGATGCCGACTATGTGGTGCTGGCCGCGCCATTGACACCGCAGACCCGGGGCATGGTCGATGCCGGCGTTCTTGACGCGATGCGGCCCTCGGCGCGGCTGATCAACGTGGGGCGCGGCGAGCTGGTGGACACCGGCGCTCTGGTGGCGGCGCTGCAGGGCGGCGTCATCGCCGGCGCGGCCCTCGATGTCGTCGACCCAGAGCCGCTCCCGGCCGATCATCCGCTGTGGAGTGCGCCCAACGTCAGCCTGACGCCGCATAACAGCGGTGATATCCGGGGTTGGCGGAACCTGTTGCAGCAGCAGTTCATCGCAAACTTCAGGCGGTATGTCGCTGGGCAGCCACTGCACAACGTCGTCGATAAGCAGATGATCCGGTACGCATCCAGTGGAACCGGCTGA
- a CDS encoding maleate cis-trans isomerase family protein: MDLSQFPELPDFDGPVDQRGVGIIAPFDLAIERELWRWIPAEVTLHLARTHYEPVPVSRAMAELVSDTHHLQAATRDVLHVEPEVVAYLCSSGSFIHGVEYEKTLVSAIEAAGAKTAVTTSGALAEAIIALDISRISVLTPYDEELTDLLRVFLNQLGVSVLHSDHLGLGGGIWKVNYRTVAERILAADRPESQAIFVSCTNLRTYDIVAPLEQMLGKPILTANQLTMWACLGRMELPMMGPGRWLRDVFTGAPQ, from the coding sequence ATGGATCTGTCCCAGTTTCCGGAGTTACCGGACTTCGACGGGCCGGTCGATCAGCGCGGTGTCGGCATCATCGCGCCGTTCGATCTGGCTATCGAACGCGAACTGTGGCGCTGGATCCCTGCCGAGGTGACGCTGCACCTGGCCCGTACTCACTACGAACCGGTTCCGGTCAGCCGGGCCATGGCCGAGCTGGTGTCTGACACCCACCACCTGCAGGCCGCGACCCGAGACGTGCTGCACGTCGAACCGGAGGTGGTTGCCTATCTGTGCTCGTCGGGCAGCTTCATCCACGGCGTCGAATACGAGAAGACGTTGGTCTCTGCGATCGAAGCCGCCGGCGCCAAGACGGCGGTCACCACGTCGGGAGCACTGGCCGAAGCGATTATCGCGCTGGATATCTCGCGGATCAGCGTGCTGACCCCCTACGACGAGGAGCTGACCGACCTGCTGCGGGTGTTCTTGAATCAGCTCGGGGTGTCCGTGCTGCACTCGGATCACCTGGGGCTGGGCGGGGGGATCTGGAAAGTCAACTACCGCACCGTGGCCGAACGGATCCTGGCTGCGGATCGCCCCGAGTCGCAGGCCATCTTCGTCAGCTGCACCAACCTGCGTACCTACGACATCGTCGCGCCGCTGGAGCAGATGCTGGGCAAACCGATCCTCACGGCCAACCAACTCACGATGTGGGCGTGCCTGGGCCGGATGGAGCTGCCGATGATGGGCCCAGGCCGGTGGCTCCGCGACGTCTTCACCGGAGCCCCGCAATGA
- a CDS encoding maleate cis-trans isomerase family protein, which yields MTAAQPTVGFIYPDHAAESDYPRAARLLDMHLPVVHIYGTDLHAVPELMDLGSPDKLARGAALLAPQRPAAVVWACTSGSFVFGPTGAAEQVEQLAAEAGAPASSTSFAFVHALAALDCHHVAVAASYPRDIAELFVNFVAAHGVTVETMGDAGIPTAAQVGRLTPSQVRELAVRNDSPRADALLIPDTAMHTVDLVDELEQLLGKPVLTANAVTVWEGLRIAGITRRTTGLGALFEDGR from the coding sequence ATGACCGCCGCGCAACCCACCGTCGGGTTCATCTATCCCGACCACGCCGCCGAGTCCGACTACCCGCGCGCCGCCCGCCTACTGGACATGCACCTGCCCGTGGTGCATATCTACGGCACCGACCTGCATGCCGTACCAGAGCTGATGGATCTCGGCAGCCCTGACAAACTCGCCCGCGGGGCCGCGCTGCTGGCGCCGCAGCGTCCCGCCGCGGTGGTCTGGGCGTGCACATCGGGCAGCTTCGTGTTCGGGCCTACGGGCGCGGCCGAGCAGGTCGAGCAGCTGGCGGCGGAAGCGGGCGCCCCCGCCTCGAGCACCTCGTTCGCGTTCGTGCACGCGCTGGCCGCGCTCGATTGCCACCACGTCGCGGTCGCGGCCAGCTATCCGCGCGATATCGCTGAGCTGTTCGTGAACTTCGTTGCCGCCCACGGCGTCACCGTCGAAACCATGGGCGATGCCGGCATCCCCACCGCCGCACAAGTGGGTCGGCTGACGCCGAGTCAGGTCCGGGAGTTGGCGGTTCGAAATGATTCTCCCCGGGCAGACGCTCTGTTGATTCCCGACACCGCCATGCACACCGTCGATCTGGTCGACGAACTCGAGCAACTGCTCGGCAAGCCGGTACTGACAGCCAATGCGGTGACGGTGTGGGAAGGTTTGCGCATCGCCGGGATAACCCGGCGGACCACCGGGCTGGGCGCATTGTTCGAGGATGGGCGATGA